A stretch of Rhinopithecus roxellana isolate Shanxi Qingling chromosome 12, ASM756505v1, whole genome shotgun sequence DNA encodes these proteins:
- the DMAP1 gene encoding DNA methyltransferase 1-associated protein 1, giving the protein MATGADVRDILELGGPEGDAASGTISKKDIINPDKKKSKKSSETLTFKRPEGMHREVYALLYSDKKDAPPLLPSDTGQGYRTVKAKLGSKKVRPWKWMPFTNPARKDGAMFFHWRRAAEEGKDYPFARFNKTVQVPVYSEQEYQLYLHDDAWTKAETDHLFDLSRRFDLRFVVIHDRYDHQQFKKRSVEDLKERYYHICAKLANVRAVPGTDLKIPVFDAGHERRRKEQLERLYNRTPEQVAEEEYLLQELRKIEARKKEREKRSQDLQKLITAADTTAEQRRTERKAPKKKLPQKKEAEKPAVPETAGIKFPDFKSAGVTLRSQRMKLPSSVGQKKIKALEQMLLELGVELSPTPTEELVHMFNELRSDLVLLYELKQACANCEYELQMLRHRHEALARAGVLGGPATPASGPGPASAEPAVTEPGLGPDPKDTIIDVVGAPLTPNSRKRRESASSSSSVKKAKKP; this is encoded by the exons ATGGCTACGGGCGCCGATGTACGGGACATTCTAGAACTCGGGGGTCCAGAAGGGGATGCAGCCTCTGGGACCATCAGCAAGAAGGACATTATCAACCCGGACAAG AAAAAATCCAAGAAGTCCTCTGAGACATTGACTTTCAAGAGGCCGGAGGGCATGCACCGGGAAGTCTATGCCTTGCTCTACTCTGACAAGAA GGATGCACCCCCATTGCTACCCAGTGACACTGGTCAGGGATACCGTACAGTGAAGGCCAAGTTGGGCTCCAAGAAGGTGCGGCCTTGGAAGTGGATGCCATTCACCAACCCAGCCCGCAAGGACGGAGCAATGTTCTTCCACTGGCGACGTGCAGCGGAGGAGGGCAAGGACTATCCCTTTGCCAGGTTCAATAAG ACTGTGCAGGTGCCTGTGTACTCAGAGCAGGAGTACCAGCTTTATCTCCATGATGATGCTTGGACTAAGGCAGAAACTGACCACCTCTTTGACCTCAGCCGCCGCTTTGACCTGCGTTTTGTTGTTATCCATGACCGGTATGACCACCAGCAGTTcaag AAGCGTTCTGTGGAAGACCTGAAGGAGCGGTACTACCACATCTGTGCTAAGCTTGCTAACGTGCGGGCTGTGCCAGGCACAGACCTTAAGATACCAGTATTTGATGCTGGGCATGAACGACGGCGGAAGGAACAGCTTGAGCGTCTCTACAACCGGACCCCAGAGCAG GTGGCAGAGGAGGAGTACCTGCTACAGGAGCTGCGCAAGATCGAGGCCCGGAAGAAGGAACGGGAGAAACGCAGCCAGGACCTGCAGAAGCTGATCACAGCAGCAGACACTACTGCAGAGCAGCGGCGCACGGAACGCAAAGCCCCCAAGAAGAAGCTACCCCAGAaaaaggaggctgagaagccG GCTGTTCCTGAGACTGCAGGCATCAAGTTTCCAGACTTCAAGTCTGCAGGTGTCACGCTGCGGAGCCAACGG ATGAAGCTGCCCAGCTCTGTGGGACAGAAGAAGATCAAGGCCCTGGAACAGATGCTGCTGGAGCTTGGTGTGG AGCTGAGCCCGACACCTACGGAGGAGCTGGTGCACATGTTCAACGAGCTGCGAAGCGACCTGGTGCTGCTGTACGAGCTCAAGCAGGCCTGTGCCAACTGCGAGTATGAGCTGCAAATGCTGCGGCACCGTCACGAGGCACTGGCCCGGGCAGGTGTGCTGGGGGGCCCTGCCACACCAGCATCAGGCCCAGGCCCGGCCTCTGCTGAGCCAGCAGTGACTGAACCAGGACTTGGCCCAGACCCCAAGGACACCATCATTGATGTGGTGGGCGCACCCCTCACACCCAATTCG AGAAAGCGACGGGAGTCGGCCTCCAGCTCatcttctgtgaagaaagccaagaAGCCGTGA